Below is a genomic region from Desulfobacterales bacterium.
TACCGTTGATTTCGCCAACGGCGTGGTGTCCGGTGCTGCTGACGCCGTGACCCTTAACCTGTCCAGCGCCGATGCTGGTACGGTTGAAGCTGGCGATGGTGTGACTGACGGTTTCGAAGCCATCAATGTTGTGGCTACTGGGGAGAACACTCTGGACGACATCACGTCGACTGATCTGACGGATGTTGTCATCTCCGGTACCGGCAGCCTGGAAATTACCGCCTCTAGCCTGGCTCTAGATATCCTGACCAGTACCGCTACCGGTGGTGTTGTGATTAATGCCCTGACTCTGAACGAAGACGGCGCTGTGACACTGGGTGACGCTGACGACGAACTGACGGCTGTCACTCTCAACGCGACCGCTACTGCGACAATCACTCTGGGTGGCGGCGATGACACCATCTCCGTGATCGGTCTGATTAATGGCGATGCAGCCAGCATTGATGGCGGTGCGGGTGATGACAGCATCACGGTTGACGACCTGATCGACAGCGTAACCATCGCTGGTGGTGATGGCACCGACACCCTGAATGTCGCAACTGCTGTGGCAGGCGCTCTGGATGCCGACGCAATCCTGTCCGGTATTGAGACTTTGGCAATCACCAACGCCTTGGCCAATAACTTCACCCTATCTGATTTTGGCGGCGCAACCCGCCTGAGCCTGGAAGTGGGTGCTGCTTCTGCCGGTACCGTGGACATCGAAAGTGGTAACACCATCGCTTACGATCAGGCAGCGCTGGTAACTGCAAACGTCACAAGTGGCGCGATCATTGCCGCTGTCGATGGTGCCTCGACTGCTGGCTCAAATGACGATGTGGTGAACATCGAAGTGAATGCTGATTTCGATGGCTTGGCTGCTGACGTGTTCACTGCTGACGTTTCGGTTGATTTCGTTGAAACGGTCAACATTATCGTTACAGATCCGGATACCGACACCTCCGGTGGTGGCGAGAACGTCGTGATCTCCATAGAAGACGGCGACCGTATCGATACCATCACAGTCAATGCTGATGTGGCGACCTCCATCGTTGAAGACACGACCAACTTCACCGCCCTGAACATCGTTAATGCAAGCGACTCGACTGCTGGCGTGACCATCGACGTGACCAACGCCACTCAAGGTGTTCAGATTACCGGCGGTTCGGGTGATGACTTCTTCACCGGCAACGCCTTCGCTGATGAAATCAACGGCGGCGCTGGTAACGACGTCATCGTCGGCGCTGGTGAGGCTGACTTGATCAATGTTGGCACGGGTCGTGACATCGTGACGATTACTTCTTACGATACTGCCGCTCTGAGCGAATCCACCACGACCGCATTCGATGCAGTCACTAACTTTGGTCTGTCTGCCGCTATCACGACGGCAACCGACCTGACGACGGATGATGGCCATTTCCAGTCGGCGACGGCTGGTGGCGACAATGTCAGCGTACTCCGCCTTGATCTGGAGGCTGATGGTATTGGCGCTGACCAAGCTATCGCTGCTGAAGTGGACGCCACCGGTGCTGGTGTGGCTGCGGGTGTGACCTACACGGTAGACGACGGTATCCTGACCCTGTCCGGTGCTGGCGTGGCTGCAGTCGATACGCTGGCTGAGTGGGTGGCGGAAGCCGCTGCTGTTGCTGCTACTGACGGCGAGATTCTGGCCTTTGAGTTCGACGGCGACACCTATGTGTATGCCCAGAACGGCACTGATGACGTTATGATTCAGCTGATTGGTGTCACCGGTGCTGGTTCGCTGGTTGAAGTTGGTGCTGCTACCACCGCTACTGCGAACGCCATCCTGTACGCTGACATCGCCTAATCTCCCTTCCCGGAGAAGACATCCATCGCGCCTCGGTGCGGGATGTAGGTGAAAGCCTCAAGACCCCTGACTCTCTTCGGAGTTGGGGGTCTTTTTTTTGTTAAGGGAAAAATGGGGACATTCTATAATCCTCCTGTCAAATTATTTTTAATAAAAAATTATTATATTTAATATCAAGGCGTTACAGATTTTACTCATCGAGAGGGGGAAAATAAAGAAAAACTGGGACAGGTAAATTATGATAGACATAAAAGGATACGCTTGTTAGGTCTAAAGGGAGATGATTTCAAAGAAACGATATAAAAGAGGGGAATAAGAAATGCCGAGAACATCACGAATGATCGTTTCCAACGAAACCGCCGTGTATCATGTCATGTCCCGGACAGCCCTGGACGGTTTTCCGATAGGGGATGTCGAAAAGGATTTTCTGCTGGGACTGATCAAACGGTTTTCAAAACTTTATTTTACCGAAATTATTGGGTTTTGTCTCTTAGACAACCATTTTCATATCCTAACAAAAATGATACCGGAAACCAAGTTTTCGGATGAGCAGATCCAGAAGCGGTATGAAGCATTTTATGGGGATGAGCGGGTGTTTGCCAGGGGGCTGCTACCGGCTTTCCGGGCAAAATACGGCAGCCTTTCGGAATTTGTTCGGGAGATCAAGGTTGGATTTGCACGGTATTACAATAAGCGTTATAACCGCAGGGGCTATTTCTGGGGAGACCGGTTTAAAAGCGTGATCGTGGATAAGGGGGAGACGCTGGTGAACTGTCTGGCGTATATCGATTTGAATCCTCTGCGGGCGGGCATGGTAAAACGACCGGAGCAATACCGGTGGTGCTCGCTGGGTTACCACATCCAGACTGATAATAAGGATGCTTTTCTGTCTACTGATTTTGGCATGAAAGGAGAACTAAGGGACAGGTTCTCTGTTCTTGACATGTTTTGTCGATTTAGCTATTCGTTTTTTTAAGCGAATCCACCCGTTTGATTTTCGCCTTATTCACCCCCAACGTATCCATTCCGTCCTTTATCCTCTTGTTTGGAGGTCCGCCCCATGCCTCGTATAGCCCGATTTATTCGCACTGATATCCCGTCCATCTACCACGTAATTTCCCGTACAGCCTTGCCCGGATTCCCTCTTGAAGTTCCGGAAAAGGACTATCTTCTGGATTCAATACGCAAACTGAGCAGCTTTTATTTTTTGGATGTGCTTGGGTTTTGCGTTATGTCCAATCATTATTTTCACCTGCTGACGAAGATGATACCGGAAACAAAGTATTCAGATGAGCAGATTCAGAAGCGGTATGAAGCGTTTTACGGAGATGATCGGGTGTTTGCCACGGGGCAGCTTCCGGCTTTTCGGGCAAAATATTCCAGCCTTTCGGAATTTATCCGGGAGGTCAAGGTGGGATTTGCGCGTTTTTATAATAAGCGGCATAACCGCAGGGGCTATTTCTGGGGAGACCGGTTTAAAAGCGTTATCGTGGATAAAGGGGAGACCCTGGTAAACTGCCTTGCATACATCGATCTTAATCCTTTGCGGGCGGGCATTGTTAAGCGTCCGGAACAATACCGGTGGTGTTCGCTTGGATACCATATTCAGACAGACAATAAGGATGATTTTCTGTAATTGGTGTCACCCATTAAATGGCTGATCAAGCAAGTGCAAAAGGGGGCAGGTTCATTTTTTTTGCTGTTGTTATCTCGAAAGGGTATGACTATAATAAAACAATATTGAAATTTCTACTTATACGCAAAAAGGTGACACTCAATTGGAATGGGAATCAATAAATGTTAATCTTTGAATGGGATTTTAAAAAGGCAAAAA
It encodes:
- a CDS encoding calcium-binding protein, with amino-acid sequence MALQGFDKAYYLGEKLTALQATESEWVGKDAAFLETVLQNVYGLTAEEHYSQYGYAENLAPNAYFNAAEYKLAKATAMFDAGNYMTVEAAQAAFEAAWTGDAYQHYLQYGSAEGVNPSNAFDESSYLASKLAALQADTATATEWAAKTAADVQAAFAAAGLTALGHYIAYGEDEAIAVTAVPASEQVASSDTTTAVEGETFTLTADLDTAPAFTGTSGNDTYVATDTTFTTGDNLNGGAGTDTLNAIFGNDGVTPVVDLTDIENVSLRNADATPAGLVLDASGWTGVTTITALRPVGNVTVNNVAALTALAVNQGSGTGIDFTVDFANGVVSGAADAVTLNLSSADAGTVEAGDGVTDGFEAINVVATGENTLDDITSTDLTDVVISGTGSLEITASSLALDILTSTATGGVVINALTLNEDGAVTLGDADDELTAVTLNATATATITLGGGDDTISVIGLINGDAASIDGGAGDDSITVDDLIDSVTIAGGDGTDTLNVATAVAGALDADAILSGIETLAITNALANNFTLSDFGGATRLSLEVGAASAGTVDIESGNTIAYDQAALVTANVTSGAIIAAVDGASTAGSNDDVVNIEVNADFDGLAADVFTADVSVDFVETVNIIVTDPDTDTSGGGENVVISIEDGDRIDTITVNADVATSIVEDTTNFTALNIVNASDSTAGVTIDVTNATQGVQITGGSGDDFFTGNAFADEINGGAGNDVIVGAGEADLINVGTGRDIVTITSYDTAALSESTTTAFDAVTNFGLSAAITTATDLTTDDGHFQSATAGGDNVSVLRLDLEADGIGADQAIAAEVDATGAGVAAGVTYTVDDGILTLSGAGVAAVDTLAEWVAEAAAVAATDGEILAFEFDGDTYVYAQNGTDDVMIQLIGVTGAGSLVEVGAATTATANAILYADIA